Proteins encoded by one window of Phytohabitans houttuyneae:
- a CDS encoding L-ribulose-5-phosphate 4-epimerase: MTSPEARRNGTRQALSADQLRKDLVGLHDELIRWGLVVWTAGNVSARVPGEDLFVIKPSGVSYDELTPDSMVVCDLDGKLVEGAFSPSSDTAAHAYVYRAMPEVGGVVHTHSTYATAWAARGEAVPCVLTAMADEFGAEIPVGPFALIGGDDIGKGIVATLSGHRSPAVLMQNHGVFTIGKSARAAVKAAVMCEDVARTVHIARQLGEPLPIAQSDIDKLYDRYQNVYGQR, from the coding sequence ATGACATCACCTGAAGCTCGTCGGAATGGGACCAGGCAGGCGCTTTCAGCCGACCAGCTGCGCAAGGACCTCGTCGGGCTGCACGACGAGCTGATCCGGTGGGGCCTGGTGGTCTGGACCGCCGGGAACGTCTCGGCCCGCGTGCCCGGCGAGGACCTTTTCGTCATCAAGCCCAGCGGCGTGTCGTACGACGAGCTGACTCCCGACTCGATGGTCGTGTGCGACCTGGACGGCAAGCTCGTCGAGGGCGCGTTCTCACCGTCCAGCGACACCGCCGCCCACGCGTACGTCTACCGCGCGATGCCCGAGGTCGGCGGCGTGGTGCACACCCACTCCACGTATGCGACCGCGTGGGCCGCGCGCGGCGAGGCGGTGCCGTGCGTGCTGACCGCGATGGCCGACGAGTTCGGCGCGGAGATCCCGGTCGGCCCGTTCGCGCTCATCGGCGGCGACGACATCGGCAAGGGCATCGTGGCGACGCTGAGCGGGCACCGCTCGCCGGCCGTGCTGATGCAAAACCATGGGGTGTTCACGATCGGCAAGAGCGCCCGTGCGGCGGTCAAGGCGGCGGTCATGTGCGAAGACGTGGCCCGCACCGTCCACATCGCACGGCAGCTCGGTGAGCCGCTCCCCATCGCGCAGTCCGACATAGACAAGCTGTACGACAGGTACCAGAACGTCTACGGACAGCGCTGA
- a CDS encoding family 43 glycosylhydrolase, with the protein MRKVTAGLAVAASLAASLIVAAPAGAAPAVQYTNSLVAQRADPHIVKHTDGYYYMTATAPEYDRIVLRRATTLQGLASAAETVIWRRHTSGEMAAHIWAPEIHYINNRWYIYFAAGRSDDVWAIRMYVLENASANPLTGSWTERGRIVTPLSTFSLDATTFVHNGTRYLAWAQNDPAVGSGTNLYLAPMSNPWTISGTPARISVPTNSWETIGHRVNEGAAVIQRNGRVFMTFSASATDANYCIGLLTASATSNLMNPSSWTKSPQPVFRSNASTSQYGPGHNSFTVSEDGQSDILVYHDRSYRDISGDPLNDPNRRTRIQKFYWNADGTPNFGIPVADGPTPQRLRSYNLADRYIRHWEYRARVEANVTNLADSQFRIVTGLNGGGTVSLESTNFPGYYLRHRNYEMWVERNDGSATFRADASFFRRAGLADSAAVSFESANFAGRYIRHSSNLLYVQPISTATDRADATYVLE; encoded by the coding sequence ATGCGGAAAGTCACCGCGGGCCTGGCCGTGGCGGCAAGCCTGGCCGCGAGCCTGATCGTCGCCGCGCCGGCCGGGGCGGCGCCCGCCGTCCAGTACACGAACTCACTCGTCGCGCAGCGAGCCGACCCGCACATCGTGAAGCACACCGACGGCTACTACTACATGACCGCGACGGCACCCGAATACGACCGCATCGTGCTGCGCCGCGCCACCACGCTGCAGGGCCTCGCCTCCGCGGCCGAAACCGTCATCTGGCGCCGTCACACCAGCGGCGAGATGGCCGCGCACATCTGGGCCCCGGAAATTCACTACATCAACAACCGGTGGTACATCTACTTCGCCGCCGGCCGCAGCGACGACGTCTGGGCCATCCGGATGTACGTGCTGGAGAACGCCTCCGCCAACCCGCTCACCGGCTCCTGGACCGAGCGGGGCCGCATCGTCACGCCGCTCAGCACGTTTTCGCTGGACGCGACCACGTTCGTCCACAATGGAACACGTTACCTGGCCTGGGCGCAGAACGATCCGGCCGTCGGCAGCGGCACCAACCTCTATCTCGCGCCCATGTCAAACCCATGGACCATATCGGGTACACCGGCGCGGATCAGCGTCCCCACGAACTCCTGGGAGACCATCGGCCACCGGGTCAACGAAGGGGCAGCGGTCATCCAGCGCAACGGCCGGGTCTTCATGACGTTCTCGGCGAGCGCCACCGACGCCAACTACTGCATCGGGCTGCTCACCGCCTCGGCCACCAGCAACCTGATGAACCCCTCGTCATGGACCAAGAGCCCTCAGCCGGTCTTCCGCAGCAACGCCTCGACGAGCCAGTACGGGCCGGGACACAACTCGTTCACCGTCTCGGAGGACGGCCAGAGCGACATCCTCGTCTACCACGACCGCAGCTACCGCGACATCAGCGGTGACCCGCTCAACGACCCCAACCGCCGCACGCGCATCCAGAAGTTCTACTGGAACGCCGACGGCACGCCGAACTTCGGCATCCCGGTCGCCGACGGGCCCACGCCGCAGCGGCTGCGCTCGTACAACCTCGCCGACCGGTACATCCGGCACTGGGAGTACCGCGCGCGGGTCGAGGCGAACGTGACAAACCTCGCCGACTCCCAGTTCCGCATCGTCACCGGCCTCAACGGCGGCGGCACGGTCTCACTGGAGTCGACCAACTTCCCGGGGTACTACCTGCGGCACCGCAACTACGAGATGTGGGTGGAGCGCAACGACGGCTCGGCGACCTTCCGCGCCGACGCGAGCTTCTTCCGCCGCGCCGGCCTCGCCGACTCGGCGGCCGTGTCGTTCGAGTCGGCCAACTTCGCCGGCCGGTACATCCGGCACTCGTCGAACCTGCTGTACGTGCAGCCGATCAGCACGGCCACCGACCGCGCGGACGCGACGTACGTGCTGGAGTAG